One window of the Alphaproteobacteria bacterium genome contains the following:
- a CDS encoding CoA pyrophosphatase: MPESVVRLVADLRTTGPQQSISLLRERLAHPPAYRSDYDLNPGMRSEAPPREALTPAAVLVPIVGHAGTPTVLLTKRTDHLRDHAGQVSFPGGRVEMADEGPADTALRETDEEVGIDRSHVEIVGHLANYETRTGFSVTPVVGYVRPGFELKLDRFEVAAVFEVPLEYVLDPRNHEHQSREWNGVERHFYVIHYDDYYIWGATAGMLVNLYHRMIHRIG, encoded by the coding sequence ATGCCTGAATCGGTTGTCAGGCTGGTTGCGGATCTGCGAACGACCGGGCCGCAGCAGTCGATCTCTCTGCTGCGCGAGCGATTGGCTCACCCGCCGGCCTACCGCAGCGACTACGATCTTAATCCCGGCATGCGGTCGGAGGCGCCGCCGCGCGAGGCGTTGACCCCGGCCGCGGTACTTGTGCCAATCGTTGGGCACGCAGGGACTCCGACAGTTTTGCTCACAAAACGGACCGACCATTTGCGCGACCATGCCGGTCAAGTCAGTTTCCCAGGCGGGCGCGTCGAAATGGCCGACGAGGGGCCGGCCGATACGGCGCTGCGCGAAACCGACGAAGAAGTGGGGATCGACCGCAGCCATGTTGAAATCGTTGGGCACCTTGCTAACTATGAAACGCGAACGGGGTTCTCTGTAACGCCTGTGGTCGGCTACGTTCGCCCCGGTTTCGAACTCAAGCTGGATCGGTTTGAGGTGGCGGCGGTATTCGAGGTGCCTTTGGAGTACGTATTGGATCCGCGCAATCACGAACATCAGAGCCGTGAATGGAACGGCGTCGAACGGCATTTCTACGTTATTCACTACGACGACTATTACATCTGGGGAGCGACCGCCGGGATGCTCGTCAACCTCTATCACCGTATGATTCATCGGA
- a CDS encoding MoxR family ATPase: MAQVRAKIGEFIFGQQEVVDHTLITLLAGGHALLIGVPGLAKTRLVETLGTVMGLEDKRVQFTPDLMPADIIGSEVLEESESGQRAFRFIPGPVFCQLLMADEINRASPRTQSALLQAMQEQQVSVAGTRHPLPRPFHVLATQNPIEQEGTYPLPEAQLDRFLMQVDVTYPDLDAERRMLLATTGAAEGAPTTVMTAGELLAAQRLVRRIPVGESVVEAILGLVRAGRPETSDIAEVRGAVAWGPGPRASQALMLTVRVKALLEGRLSPSVDDVVELAAPTLRHRMALNFAARAEGVTLPGLIDRLCDPYR, from the coding sequence ATGGCTCAGGTGAGGGCGAAGATCGGCGAGTTCATCTTCGGACAGCAAGAAGTTGTCGACCATACCCTGATCACCCTGCTGGCCGGCGGGCACGCTCTGCTGATCGGCGTCCCCGGCTTGGCTAAAACCCGTTTGGTCGAGACTCTGGGAACTGTGATGGGTCTCGAAGATAAGCGCGTTCAGTTCACACCCGACCTGATGCCCGCCGATATCATCGGCTCTGAGGTGCTTGAGGAATCCGAATCGGGCCAGCGCGCCTTCCGCTTCATTCCCGGTCCGGTATTTTGCCAACTGCTGATGGCGGACGAAATCAACCGCGCCAGTCCGCGCACCCAATCCGCCCTCCTCCAAGCCATGCAAGAGCAGCAAGTATCCGTCGCGGGGACGCGTCACCCGCTCCCGCGGCCGTTCCATGTGCTGGCGACGCAGAACCCGATCGAGCAGGAGGGGACCTACCCGCTGCCGGAGGCCCAACTCGACCGCTTCCTCATGCAAGTTGACGTCACCTATCCCGACCTCGACGCGGAGCGGCGCATGTTGTTGGCAACCACCGGCGCCGCAGAGGGCGCGCCGACAACCGTCATGACTGCCGGCGAACTGCTGGCGGCGCAGCGCCTAGTTCGCCGGATCCCCGTCGGCGAGAGCGTCGTCGAGGCGATCCTCGGTTTGGTGCGCGCCGGTCGACCTGAAACCTCAGATATCGCCGAAGTGCGCGGTGCGGTCGCCTGGGGCCCCGGGCCGCGCGCCAGCCAAGCGCTGATGCTGACCGTGAGGGTCAAGGCGCTGCTGGAGGGCCGCCTGTCGCCGAGCGTCGATGATGTCGTCGAGCTTGCCGCCCCAACCCTACGGCACCGGATGGCGCTCAACTTCGCAGCGCGGGCCGAGGGGGTGACGCTGCCGGGGCTAATCGACCGCCTCTGCGACCCCTACCGCTAA
- a CDS encoding DUF1285 domain-containing protein — protein MPNERPDARDLEAALRSAGPARGDRSSDLVCGDIDIRIARDGTWFYHGSPIGRKRLVKLFSTVLRREADGQFYLVTPVEKGRIQVDDAPFVAVELISSGQGRERCLRMRTNLDEEITVDDEHPIQVVHDPVTGEPSPYVRIRDSLDALIARPVYYELAEIAEEAPGKPGDYGVWSEGAFFVIGRESADA, from the coding sequence ATGCCGAACGAACGGCCAGATGCACGCGACCTTGAAGCTGCCTTGCGAAGTGCAGGGCCGGCGCGTGGCGACCGCTCGAGCGACCTAGTCTGCGGCGACATCGACATACGCATAGCGCGCGACGGTACTTGGTTCTACCACGGCTCCCCGATCGGTCGGAAACGGTTGGTCAAGCTGTTCTCCACAGTGCTGCGCCGCGAAGCCGATGGCCAATTCTACCTTGTAACGCCGGTTGAAAAGGGGCGAATTCAAGTTGACGATGCACCTTTTGTTGCGGTCGAGTTAATCAGTTCGGGGCAGGGCCGGGAACGGTGTTTGCGGATGAGAACTAACCTGGACGAAGAGATAACAGTAGACGACGAACATCCCATCCAAGTGGTTCACGATCCAGTGACCGGCGAACCGTCGCCCTATGTAAGGATTCGGGACAGTCTGGACGCCCTGATCGCGCGCCCTGTCTATTACGAACTTGCGGAGATCGCGGAGGAGGCCCCAGGGAAGCCGGGCGACTATGGCGTGTGGAGCGAGGGGGCGTTCTTCGTGATCGGTCGGGAGTCCGCCGATGCCTGA